The Streptomyces aurantiacus genome includes a region encoding these proteins:
- a CDS encoding sugar ABC transporter ATP-binding protein, with product MSSPDELLRIEGIRKTFPGVIALDSVDFDLRRGEVHVLLGENGAGKSTLIKMLSGAYRPDAGKILVDGKKVRIHGAQDAERLGIATIYQEFNLVPDLTVAENIFLGRQPRRFGMIDRKTMEADAAVLLERVGVNVSPRARVRELGIARLQMVEIAKALSLDARVLIMDEPTAVLTSEEVEKLFRIVRQLREDGVGVVFITHHLEEIAALGDRVTVLRDGRSIGQVPASTPEDDLVRLMVGRSIELQYPRERADTGTALLTVDGLTRNGVFHDVSFEVRAGEVVGIAGLVGAGRTEVVRAVFGADPYDRGSVAVAGTRLPRHDVGAAMTAGIGLVPEDRKGQGLLLDASVEENLGLVTLRAATHGGLVDLKGQRTAAARIAEQLGVRMAGLGQHVRTLSGGNQQKVVIGKWLLADTKVLILDEPTRGIDVGAKVEIYQLINELTAAGHAVLMISSDLPEVLGMSDRVLVMAQGRIAGELSAAEATQDSVMALAVSTPTSTDSVTAVEGSRGH from the coding sequence GTGAGCAGTCCCGACGAGTTGCTGCGTATCGAAGGCATACGCAAGACCTTCCCCGGCGTGATCGCGCTCGACAGTGTCGACTTCGATCTGCGCCGCGGCGAGGTGCACGTCCTGCTCGGTGAGAACGGCGCCGGCAAGAGCACCCTGATCAAGATGCTGTCCGGCGCCTACCGGCCCGACGCCGGGAAGATCCTGGTCGACGGCAAGAAGGTCCGCATCCACGGCGCGCAGGACGCGGAGCGCCTCGGGATCGCGACCATCTACCAGGAGTTCAACCTGGTGCCCGATCTGACGGTCGCCGAGAACATCTTCCTGGGCCGCCAGCCGCGCCGCTTCGGAATGATCGACCGCAAGACGATGGAGGCCGACGCCGCCGTGCTCCTGGAGCGGGTCGGGGTCAACGTGTCCCCCCGCGCGCGGGTACGTGAACTCGGCATCGCCCGACTCCAGATGGTCGAGATCGCGAAGGCGCTCAGCCTGGACGCGCGCGTCCTGATCATGGACGAGCCGACCGCGGTGCTCACCTCCGAAGAGGTCGAGAAGCTCTTCCGGATCGTGCGGCAGTTGCGCGAGGACGGCGTCGGCGTCGTCTTCATCACGCATCACCTGGAGGAGATCGCCGCCCTGGGAGACCGGGTCACGGTCCTCCGGGACGGCAGGAGCATCGGCCAGGTGCCCGCGTCCACGCCCGAGGACGACCTCGTACGCCTCATGGTGGGCCGCTCCATCGAGCTGCAGTACCCGCGTGAACGGGCCGACACCGGGACCGCGTTGCTCACCGTGGACGGGCTCACCCGGAACGGTGTGTTCCACGACGTGAGTTTCGAGGTGCGGGCCGGTGAGGTCGTCGGCATCGCGGGGCTCGTCGGGGCGGGCCGTACCGAGGTCGTCCGGGCGGTCTTCGGGGCCGACCCGTACGACCGGGGGTCCGTGGCCGTCGCGGGCACCCGGCTGCCGCGGCACGACGTCGGCGCGGCGATGACCGCCGGCATCGGGCTCGTGCCCGAGGACCGCAAGGGCCAGGGGCTCCTCCTGGACGCCTCCGTCGAGGAGAACCTCGGACTCGTCACCCTGCGGGCGGCGACCCACGGCGGGCTCGTCGACCTCAAGGGGCAGCGGACGGCCGCCGCGAGGATCGCCGAGCAGCTCGGCGTGCGGATGGCCGGGCTCGGCCAGCACGTGCGCACCCTGTCCGGCGGCAACCAGCAGAAGGTCGTCATCGGCAAGTGGCTGCTCGCCGACACCAAGGTGCTGATCCTCGACGAGCCGACCCGCGGCATCGACGTGGGCGCCAAGGTCGAGATCTACCAGCTGATCAACGAACTGACGGCCGCCGGCCACGCCGTCCTGATGATCTCCAGTGACCTGCCCGAGGTGCTCGGCATGAGCGACCGCGTGCTGGTCATGGCCCAGGGCCGGATCGCCGGCGAGCTCTCCGCCGCCGAGGCGACGCAGGACTCCGTGATGGCACTCGCCGTCAGCACACCCACTTCTACCGACTCCGTTACCGCTGTGGAGGGCTCCCGTGGCCACTGA